The window GCAATCATGGATACTCATGAATGCCAACCGCTATACCTTGAAATTCAAGAATTTTATGAGGGTCTGAATATGAAAGTGGAACAACAAGTTCCCATGTTGTTGGTTGAGAGGCAAGCGCTAAATGAGGCCATGGAAGGAGAAAAGAGTGTAAGGTCTAATGGACCTTGTTTGTATAGAGCAATgcacatcatcatcatcatcaagaacTCATTTGATTTTCTTTGCCGTCGATAACAGGGCCATCATCACTTGCCGGAAACTAGAGGACTCTGCTTATCAGAAGAGCAAACTGTTGCAACCGTATGACATTTCCCCTCTATTTGATATTTCCTTAGTTCCAATTACACTAATTCAATTCCATCGATTTGGTACATTATTATATTCAACAAAATCTACAGATCTCAAAGAGGCCAAGAATTGGGGCAGGCTACCGTATAATAGACATGTTTACGGAGCCTTATAGATTAGTCCGCCGATGTGAAGTTACTGCTATTCTAGTTTTATATGGCCTCCCGAGGTATAATTTCCTTGACAAAGTATCCAAGTACACATCTTGATGTGTATTGCTATTTGTTCTTCCAAAGGATGGTGCAGTAACTTCTTCATTTCAGGTTATTGACAGGATCTATCTTGGCTCATGAGATGATGCACGCATGGCTCAGGCTTAAAGGTCATTTCCTTGCTTTGTActctttaaattttgttttgatttcaCGAATAAGTTTTGACACGTTACCACGTTAAACAGGCTATCCCAATTTGAAGCCTGAGGTTGAAGAAGGCATATGTCAAGTATTGGCTCATATGTGGTTAGATTCTGAGATGTATTCCATCACAGGAAGTGGTGTTGCCTCCACATCTTCGTCTTCagcttcgtcttcttcttcatcaccTTCATCGTCCTCCTCTTCCTCAACGTCTTCAAAGAAAGGTAGACGATCTGACTTCGAGAAGAAACTTGGGGAATTTTTCAAACACCAGATTGAGTCTGATACATCATCAGCATATGGAGATGGATTCCGGGAAGGGAATGATGCTGTTTCCAAATATGGCTTAAAGAGGACCCTCGATCACATTCGGCTGACTGGAACCTTTCCATAGAGTAAAGAGTAACATTCAATTAAGCTTTTTAGCTTTGATATATAATCCCAGTTTATACAAAAACACATTATATAGTacataatgaaaaagaaaagaaaaaaaaaatcaaaataagcATTGACAAATTATGTGCAATTATTGTGAAGCTGTAGCATAAATGTAAGTATGTTACTTGTATTGGCATTTACAAACAAGTGTAAGGATGATACAAAGTTTTGGTATCATTGGGTTGTGGAATTCATATTGATTTGAATGGAAGGCTGGATGTTTCTTTGTGTCCATCTTTGTCTGTTCTGCCACTGATTGACCACAGCAGTAGTTCAATTACAAAATATGGTCTATTTTTTATagactattttcaaatatagcaaaatgaactaaaatatttataaagtataaCAAAAATAGTAGATAGATTAtatactttgttatatttgtttttatttaacaTTTTAATGAGTGAACTAATCAACCTTAAATTTTCTATTCGGTTTGATAATTGAGAATTAAGCTTACGAGCACTATGAGTTGGTATGTTTTGAAATTTCaggtaagaaaaaaaaagtttttgtttGACTAAAGTATAGGTAAGGGTATCTttgaaacaaattaaattaCTAATGATAAAGGTACTCTTAGATTTTTCTTAGTTAAAAGACATTTGAAAATTTGGAAATTTTAGAGGtacttttataaataaattttaatgtctcattttctttaaaagagacatttttaaatacagtaaaattttaatttttatcgtCGCTAATTTATCCGAATAGATTTTATTATTGTCTATCAatattgtaaatagtttcaactTTTTATTAGgggcattttcaaatataacgtaatgaatcaaaatatttacaaaatatagtgaACTTTCAGATTTTATCGATGATAGACATCGATTAGTGCATTTAATAGAAATTGATAGACTTCTTTCACTCTCTATCGTCGATAGAATatgatattttgtaaatattttcagcaattttgctattttcaataattttttttggagCTTTTGCAAGAACaacaaaaaatttatgaaaatagagCTCACGtcactacattttttaaattgtaaaagtagcaaatttaaaagtagataaCTATCTGATAGCCTTCTGATAACCCTCTGATAGCCTTCTGATAACCTCTGATAGCCCTCCGATAACCCTTTCATAACCGTCTGATAGCTATCATATTTGGCATAttcgcaatatgcaaaaaagacgTAATATGAGctgttttttctaaatttttttgtcatcttatgcaatttttcttttctttttttggtattattattattattatcatctttTATATTCATGAATGTTATGGTCAAGCTATACACAATTTGTCTGATTAAGCATCATTTCCTACAATATTTAGGTGTCAACATTCGACTTTTTTAGAGTCGTACTCGTTTTTGACTACTTCACCGACTTAGGATGGttgttaatatttttaatttcaacaatttgtggctaattaataataattattaagagTAGGTGAGATTATTTGTGGGAGCATTGACTTTGGTGATCTTGTTTAATTTTGTGGTTGGGTTTTGTTTAGTTTTATGGTTGCACTTGTTTGAGTGGCttcattttgaattttattatatattcaaGTATgtaaaaacttaattaatttatttttacaaaCTTTTTAGGCATTAAAAATcatatgttttaatattttaacttaAATCACAAAATCTGACCAAATCTAATAGAAAAAGGAAATGATTGATTAACATGTAACTCACCTTCAAGTGagttaaaataaagaaataatcataatcataaaacATATGAAAAAGTAAAACTTTTGTCTTTTACCATTTAGCCATTTTCATTGGATCATAATGGGATAGAATTTTGTTATAAAATTCTTTCTCCTAAAGCTTAAAGTTCTCTGTTGGCTTTTTCTTACACTCACTTGTCATTTGTACAAAATTTATTTACACTAAAACAAATAGCCTTGCCGTCCATTGATCCTTCGTTTTTATATTGGATTTGAAATTTCTAATCTTTCTGATGCAAACAAGAGCTTAATTCTGATgtgttcttttgtttttcttatcaGACTTTTCCAAATGGCAAACTCTTAAAACTGATGCCTTTTCACATACCCCATATGAGAGACTTTTCTTTTGATCGTCTCTCATTTCAAAGAACTTGGCTTTCTTAGCTCTCATtccaatccttttttttttccaagcTCTCATGGCAATGATGGCTCTCCACTTCATGCCTGCTCGAGCTTTCGTTgttgttcttttcttcttcttctctttgtgTTCATCGAATTCGTCGGTTGTTGGCTCGTCGTGTGATTTGACATCTGTTTGTAAAACTTATTTGACTTTCTTTGCAAAGTCTCCTGACTTTTTGGATTTGGACAATGTGTCTGATTTGTTTGGAGTTCGTCGATCGTTGATTGCTGATGCTAGTAACTTGAATGCCGAGAACGGTCGTCGTCTATTCCCGGGGGAGCTCTTGTTGATTCCTGTTAACTGTACCTGCAGTGGAAATCAGTACTTTGCCAACATTACTTACCAAATTAAAGAGGGTGATGTGTATTATACTTTAGCAATGACTTCCTTTCAGAATCTTACTGAATGGCATTTAGTGAATGCTTCAAATCCCAATTTGGGTCCAAGCTTACTTCACAAAGGAGATGAAGTAACTTTCCCTCTCTACTGCAAGTGTCCATCAAAAACTGACATTGAAAAGCGTATCAATTACTTCGTTACATACATATGGCGGCCGACCGATAACATTTCTGTTGTTAGCAATGAGTTTAATGTCTCGAGCGATGCTGTATTAGCTGAAAATAACTACACGGATATGAAAGATGCAGCGAACCTTCCGGTGTTTATTCCCTTGTCACGATTGCCTCTTTTCTCTCATGTGAGTCCGAATGAGACGAAGACGAACGGTAAACACAGGAAGATTATTGTCGTTTTAATAAGTGTCGGAAGTTCGATTTTTATCGTTGTTTTAATAGTTGGATTGGTGTGTGCTCATTTTGTTCATAAGAATAGGAAGTCAGTGAAATGGAACAAGGTTTCTGTGGAAATTACTAGTACTCCTACAAGGAACAAAGGCTTTGGAGCTAAGACTGATTTGAAAGATGATAGATTGCTTCCTAAGGTTTCAGACTATCTAAGCAAGCCAATCAGGTATGACATCAATGCGATCATGGAAGCAACCAAGAACCTAAATCGGTGCACTCGAGTTGGAGGATCGGTGTATCGAGCTACAATCGACAAGCAAGTTGTTGCGATAAAGAAAAGCAAGGAAGATATAACAGAGGAGCTGAACATTTTGCAGAAAGTAAACCATGTGAATCTAGTAAAAGTAATCGGCTTCTCTACCGATGTCAACTGGAGTTGCTTCCTAGTTTATGAATACGCCGAAAACGGCTCACTTGATAAATGGTTGTCCTCTTCTTCGTTGCCCACCCTTACATGGGATCAAAGGATTTCCATAGCATTAGATGTGGCCAATGGTTTACAATATATGCACGAACACATTCAACCGAGCATTGTTCATCGAGATATCCGAATGAGTAACATACTTCTCGACTCGAGAATGAGGGCAAAGATAACAAATCTCTCCATGGCAAAGCCTGCACTAAACACTAC is drawn from Cucumis melo cultivar AY chromosome 11, USDA_Cmelo_AY_1.0, whole genome shotgun sequence and contains these coding sequences:
- the LOC103497407 gene encoding serine/threonine receptor-like kinase NFP, yielding MAMMALHFMPARAFVVVLFFFFSLCSSNSSVVGSSCDLTSVCKTYLTFFAKSPDFLDLDNVSDLFGVRRSLIADASNLNAENGRRLFPGELLLIPVNCTCSGNQYFANITYQIKEGDVYYTLAMTSFQNLTEWHLVNASNPNLGPSLLHKGDEVTFPLYCKCPSKTDIEKRINYFVTYIWRPTDNISVVSNEFNVSSDAVLAENNYTDMKDAANLPVFIPLSRLPLFSHVSPNETKTNGKHRKIIVVLISVGSSIFIVVLIVGLVCAHFVHKNRKSVKWNKVSVEITSTPTRNKGFGAKTDLKDDRLLPKVSDYLSKPIRYDINAIMEATKNLNRCTRVGGSVYRATIDKQVVAIKKSKEDITEELNILQKVNHVNLVKVIGFSTDVNWSCFLVYEYAENGSLDKWLSSSSLPTLTWDQRISIALDVANGLQYMHEHIQPSIVHRDIRMSNILLDSRMRAKITNLSMAKPALNTTSHKIDIFAFGVVLLELLSGKNATEMKGDDDAVMLWKVIREVMDGEETKEGGLRTWMDPRLKNFYPIDGALNLIDLAMTCTHDLPMVRPSMTEIVFNLSVLTQSSSLISLERSWVLGLESIEISEKVDTVLAR